The Aeromicrobium sp. Leaf245 genome includes a region encoding these proteins:
- a CDS encoding A/G-specific adenine glycosylase: MTSSPSTPVEDLPGLHAAVVDWFDANARDLPWRGPVRRPRPGTPTGGPDELPDPWAVLVSELMLQQTPVSRVLPVFETWMTRWPTPASLAAEPSGEAVRAWGRLGYPRRAQRLHAAAVAITTDHGGRVPDDHAALLALPGVGEYTAAAVASFAFGQRHAVMDTNVRRVLARVVLGQAYPSTSITASERRLAAALLPAEGAHRWAAATMELGALVCTARAPRCDVCPVADRCRWLALGRPDHDGPPRRGQTWAGTDRQCRGRLLAVLRDATEPVDQGRLDAVWDDAAQRERCLDALLDEGLAQVHPDGTFSL, from the coding sequence ATGACCTCCTCCCCCAGCACACCGGTCGAGGACCTGCCCGGACTGCACGCCGCGGTGGTCGACTGGTTCGACGCGAACGCCCGCGACCTGCCCTGGCGGGGACCCGTCCGCCGCCCACGGCCCGGCACCCCCACCGGGGGGCCCGACGAGCTGCCCGATCCGTGGGCCGTCCTGGTCTCCGAGCTCATGCTCCAGCAGACCCCCGTGTCCAGGGTGCTGCCGGTCTTCGAGACCTGGATGACGCGCTGGCCCACCCCCGCCTCGCTGGCTGCGGAGCCCTCGGGCGAGGCGGTCCGGGCCTGGGGACGACTCGGCTATCCGCGTCGGGCGCAGCGCCTGCACGCCGCGGCCGTCGCGATCACGACCGACCACGGCGGCCGGGTGCCCGACGACCACGCCGCCCTCCTGGCGCTGCCGGGGGTCGGCGAGTACACCGCCGCGGCCGTCGCGTCGTTCGCCTTCGGGCAGCGGCACGCGGTCATGGACACCAACGTGCGTCGCGTGCTGGCACGCGTGGTCCTCGGCCAGGCGTACCCCTCGACCTCGATCACGGCGTCCGAGCGACGACTGGCGGCAGCGCTGCTGCCCGCCGAGGGCGCCCACCGCTGGGCCGCGGCGACCATGGAGCTGGGCGCGCTCGTGTGCACCGCCCGGGCGCCGCGGTGCGACGTGTGCCCGGTGGCGGACCGCTGCCGCTGGCTCGCGCTGGGCCGACCCGACCACGACGGCCCGCCCCGCCGAGGACAGACCTGGGCCGGCACCGACCGCCAGTGCCGTGGTCGCCTGCTGGCCGTCCTGCGCGACGCCACGGAGCCGGTGGACCAGGGGCGGCTCGACGCCGTGTGGGACGACGCGGCGCAGCGCGAGCGCTGTCTGGACGCCCTGCTGGACGAGGGCCTCGCCCAGGTGCACCCCGACGGCACGTTCAGCCTGTGA
- a CDS encoding HPr family phosphocarrier protein, whose protein sequence is MPSKTVTVGSAVGLHARPAATIAAAAAEQSSPVTLTAPGGEPVDAGSALMIMTLGAAQGTEIVVQGDDQAAVDAVAALVEADLDA, encoded by the coding sequence ATGCCCAGCAAGACCGTCACCGTCGGCTCCGCCGTCGGCCTGCACGCCCGACCTGCCGCCACCATCGCCGCGGCAGCGGCCGAGCAGTCCTCACCCGTCACGCTCACCGCGCCCGGCGGCGAGCCCGTCGACGCCGGATCGGCGCTGATGATCATGACGCTGGGCGCCGCCCAGGGCACCGAGATCGTCGTGCAGGGCGACGACCAGGCCGCGGTCGACGCGGTCGCCGCACTCGTCGAGGCCGACCTCGACGCCTGA
- a CDS encoding VOC family protein gives MHLDHLSYAAGPAGLDATVAELSEALGATFLDGGAHPRFGTRNMVLPLRNRQYVEVVEVLDHPAADKAAFGQVVRQRTEAGGGWMAWCVSVDDMAEVEHRIGRHAVPGNRRRPDGFNLEWRQIGTSGMKADPQLPYVTCWDVPPEEHPSQMAPSDIALTAVEMAGSPQRLSDWLGEPAVTALEEIAVEWVAPHGLPGIMSVSFSTPAGDVRI, from the coding sequence ATGCACCTCGACCACCTCTCGTACGCCGCCGGACCCGCTGGCCTCGACGCCACCGTGGCGGAGCTCTCCGAGGCCCTCGGAGCCACGTTCCTCGACGGCGGGGCCCACCCCCGCTTCGGCACCCGCAACATGGTGCTCCCCCTGCGCAACCGTCAGTACGTGGAGGTCGTGGAGGTCCTCGACCACCCGGCCGCCGACAAGGCCGCTTTCGGCCAGGTCGTGCGCCAGCGCACCGAGGCCGGGGGCGGCTGGATGGCCTGGTGCGTGTCGGTCGACGACATGGCCGAGGTCGAGCACCGGATCGGTCGGCACGCCGTGCCGGGCAACCGACGTCGCCCCGACGGCTTCAACCTCGAGTGGCGCCAGATCGGGACCAGCGGCATGAAGGCCGACCCGCAGCTGCCCTACGTCACCTGCTGGGACGTCCCGCCCGAGGAGCACCCGTCGCAGATGGCGCCGTCCGACATCGCCCTCACGGCCGTCGAGATGGCCGGTTCCCCGCAGCGGCTCTCGGACTGGCTGGGCGAGCCCGCCGTGACCGCACTCGAGGAGATCGCCGTCGAGTGGGTGGCGCCCCACGGCCTGCCCGGCATCATGAGCGTCTCGTTCTCCACGCCCGCGGGCGACGTGCGGATCTGA
- a CDS encoding ATP-dependent Clp protease ATP-binding subunit produces the protein MFERFTDRARRVVVLAQEEARMLSHNYIGTEHILLGLIHEGEGVAAKALESLDISLEAVRGQVEDIIGQGQQAPSGHIPFTPRAKKVLELSLREALQLGHNYIGTEHILLGLIREGEGVAAQVLVKLGADLNRVRQQVIQLVSGFQGKEAETSGAPAEAAPSTSAVLDQFGRNLTQAAREGKLDPVIGRENQIERVMQVLSRRTKNNPVLIGEPGVGKTTVVEGLAQDIVRGDVPETLKDKQIYTLDLGALVAGSRYRGDFEERLKKVLKEIRTRGDIILFIDEIHTLVGAGAAEGAIDAASILKPMLARGELQTIGATTLDEFRKHFEKDAALERRFQPIQVPEPSIAHTIDMLKGLRDRYEAHHRVTITDDALVAAATLADRYVSDRFLPDKAIDLIDEAGSRLRIRRMTAPPDLKEFDEKIADVRRRKEGAIDAQDFEAAASLRDEEKKLILAKAEREKAWKAGDMDVVAVVDEELVAEVLALATGIPIVKLTEEESGRLLNMEAELHKRVIGQDQAIRALSRAIRRTRAGLKDPRRPGGSFIFAGPSGVGKTWLSKALANFLFGDDDALIQLDMSEYSEKHTVARLFGAPPGYVGYEEGGQLTEKVRRKPFSVVLFDEVEKAHPDIFNSLLQILEEGRLTDSQGRVVDFKNTVIIMTTNLGSRDIGKGVSLGFADANNTMGSYDRMKAKVSEELKQHFRPEFLNRVDEIVVFPPLTQDEIIQMVDMMVRNLEDRLRDKDMGIELTTAAKDLLARRGFDPVLGARPLRRTIQREIEDTLAEKMLFGELRAGEIVLVDVEGEGAEAVFTFVGTPKADLELTEGHDPLAVEAGSSE, from the coding sequence ATGTTCGAGAGGTTCACCGACCGCGCCCGTCGCGTCGTCGTGCTCGCCCAAGAAGAGGCGCGCATGCTCAGCCACAACTACATCGGCACCGAGCACATCCTCCTCGGCCTCATCCACGAGGGTGAAGGCGTCGCCGCCAAGGCCCTGGAGAGCCTCGACATCTCGCTCGAGGCCGTCCGCGGACAGGTCGAGGACATCATCGGCCAGGGCCAGCAGGCGCCCAGCGGGCACATCCCGTTCACGCCGCGCGCCAAGAAGGTCCTCGAGCTCAGCCTCCGCGAGGCGCTGCAGCTCGGCCACAACTACATCGGCACCGAGCACATCCTGCTCGGCCTGATCCGCGAGGGCGAGGGCGTCGCCGCCCAGGTCCTCGTCAAGCTCGGCGCCGACCTCAACCGCGTCCGCCAGCAGGTCATCCAGCTGGTCTCCGGCTTCCAGGGCAAGGAGGCCGAGACCTCCGGCGCCCCCGCCGAGGCCGCGCCCAGCACGTCGGCCGTGCTCGACCAGTTCGGTCGCAACCTCACGCAGGCCGCCCGCGAGGGCAAGCTCGACCCCGTGATCGGACGCGAGAACCAGATCGAGCGCGTCATGCAGGTCCTCAGCCGCCGCACCAAGAACAACCCGGTGCTCATCGGCGAGCCCGGCGTCGGCAAGACGACGGTCGTCGAGGGTCTCGCCCAGGACATCGTCCGCGGCGACGTGCCCGAGACGCTCAAGGACAAGCAGATCTACACGCTCGACCTCGGCGCGCTCGTGGCCGGCTCGCGCTACCGCGGCGACTTCGAGGAGCGCCTCAAGAAGGTGCTCAAGGAGATCCGCACCCGCGGCGACATCATCCTGTTCATCGACGAGATCCACACCCTCGTCGGTGCCGGTGCCGCCGAGGGCGCGATCGACGCCGCCAGCATCCTCAAGCCCATGCTGGCCCGTGGTGAGCTGCAGACCATCGGCGCCACGACGCTCGACGAGTTCCGCAAGCACTTCGAGAAGGACGCGGCGCTCGAGCGCCGCTTCCAGCCGATCCAGGTGCCGGAGCCGTCGATCGCCCACACGATCGACATGCTCAAGGGCCTGCGCGACCGGTACGAGGCGCACCACCGCGTCACCATCACCGACGACGCGCTGGTCGCGGCCGCCACGCTGGCCGACCGCTACGTCTCCGACCGGTTCCTGCCGGACAAGGCCATCGACCTCATCGACGAGGCCGGCTCTCGCTTGCGCATCCGCCGCATGACGGCTCCGCCGGACCTCAAGGAGTTCGACGAGAAGATCGCCGACGTCCGCCGCCGCAAGGAGGGCGCCATCGACGCGCAGGACTTCGAGGCCGCGGCCTCCCTGCGCGACGAGGAGAAGAAGCTCATCCTCGCCAAGGCCGAGCGTGAGAAGGCCTGGAAGGCCGGCGACATGGACGTCGTGGCCGTCGTCGACGAGGAGCTCGTCGCCGAGGTCCTGGCGCTCGCCACCGGCATCCCGATCGTCAAGCTGACCGAGGAGGAGTCCGGCCGCCTGCTCAACATGGAGGCCGAGCTGCACAAGCGGGTCATCGGCCAGGACCAGGCCATCAGGGCCCTCAGCCGTGCCATCCGCCGCACGCGTGCGGGTCTGAAGGACCCGCGTCGTCCCGGTGGGTCGTTCATCTTCGCCGGGCCCTCGGGCGTCGGCAAGACGTGGCTGTCCAAGGCGCTCGCCAACTTCCTGTTCGGCGACGACGACGCGCTCATCCAGCTCGACATGAGCGAGTACAGCGAGAAGCACACCGTGGCACGACTGTTCGGTGCGCCTCCCGGCTACGTCGGCTACGAGGAGGGCGGCCAGCTCACCGAGAAGGTGCGCCGCAAGCCCTTCAGCGTGGTGCTGTTCGACGAGGTCGAGAAGGCCCACCCGGACATCTTCAACTCGCTGCTGCAGATCCTGGAGGAAGGTCGCCTGACCGACTCCCAGGGCCGCGTGGTCGACTTCAAGAACACCGTGATCATCATGACCACGAACCTCGGCTCGCGTGACATCGGCAAGGGCGTCTCGCTCGGCTTCGCCGACGCGAACAACACGATGGGGTCGTACGACCGGATGAAGGCCAAGGTCTCCGAGGAGCTCAAGCAGCACTTCCGGCCCGAGTTCCTCAACCGTGTCGACGAGATCGTGGTGTTCCCGCCGCTCACGCAGGACGAGATCATCCAGATGGTCGACATGATGGTCCGCAACCTCGAGGACCGTCTGCGCGACAAGGACATGGGCATCGAGCTCACGACCGCGGCCAAGGACCTGCTCGCGCGTCGCGGGTTCGACCCGGTGCTCGGTGCGCGCCCCCTGCGCCGCACCATCCAGCGCGAGATCGAGGACACGCTGGCCGAGAAGATGCTCTTCGGTGAGCTTCGGGCCGGCGAGATCGTCCTGGTCGACGTCGAGGGCGAGGGTGCCGAGGCCGTGTTCACGTTCGTGGGCACGCCCAAGGCCGACCTCGAGCTGACCGAGGGCCACGACCCGCTCGCGGTCGAGGCAGGCAGCTCCGAGTAG
- the disA gene encoding DNA integrity scanning diadenylate cyclase DisA, producing the protein MASRPDLRTVLAAIAPGTALREGLERILRGRTGALIVLGQDKVVESVSTGGFALDMPFTATGLRELAKMDGAIILDSDAQRILRAAVHLMPDPSIPTDESGTRHRTADRVARQTGLPIISVSASMHIIALYLEGTRHVLEDAGAIIGRANQAIATLERYRSRLDEVSDALSALEIEDLVTVRDVAAVAQRLEMVSRIATEIDQYVLELGTDGRLLALQLEELISGVDAERELVIRDYMPSGRRGRAVSTVLNDLARIDSSELVDLTSVATALRIGAGDSLDHPLAPRGYRLLARVPRLPHTVVDRLIDHFGTLQKLLAASIDDLQTVDGVGDLRARGVRDGLSRLAESSILERYV; encoded by the coding sequence GTGGCCTCCCGACCCGACCTGCGCACCGTCCTGGCAGCGATCGCGCCCGGCACCGCCCTGCGCGAGGGGCTGGAGCGCATCCTGCGCGGCCGCACCGGCGCGCTCATCGTGCTGGGCCAGGACAAGGTCGTCGAGTCCGTCAGCACCGGTGGGTTCGCGCTCGACATGCCCTTCACCGCCACCGGCCTGCGCGAGCTGGCCAAGATGGACGGCGCGATCATCCTCGACTCCGACGCCCAGCGGATCCTGCGGGCCGCCGTGCACCTCATGCCCGACCCGTCGATCCCCACCGACGAGTCCGGCACCCGCCACCGCACCGCCGACCGGGTCGCCCGCCAGACCGGGCTGCCGATCATCTCCGTCTCGGCCTCGATGCACATCATCGCCCTCTACCTCGAGGGCACCCGTCACGTGCTCGAGGACGCGGGCGCGATCATCGGCCGCGCCAACCAGGCCATCGCCACGCTCGAGCGGTACCGCAGCCGCCTCGACGAGGTCTCCGACGCCCTCTCCGCGCTCGAGATCGAGGACCTCGTGACGGTGCGCGACGTCGCCGCCGTGGCCCAGCGTCTGGAGATGGTCAGCCGCATCGCCACCGAGATCGACCAGTACGTGCTCGAGCTCGGCACCGACGGTCGCCTCCTGGCGCTCCAGCTCGAGGAGCTGATCAGCGGGGTCGACGCCGAGCGCGAGCTGGTCATCCGCGACTACATGCCGTCGGGCCGTCGCGGACGCGCCGTCTCGACCGTCCTGAACGACCTCGCACGGATCGACTCCTCCGAGCTGGTCGACCTCACGAGCGTGGCCACCGCCCTGCGCATCGGCGCCGGCGACTCGCTCGACCACCCTCTCGCCCCCCGCGGCTACCGGCTCCTCGCGCGCGTCCCGCGACTGCCCCACACGGTCGTGGACCGGCTCATCGACCACTTCGGCACGCTGCAGAAGCTGCTCGCCGCCAGCATCGACGACCTCCAGACCGTCGACGGCGTCGGCGACCTGCGCGCCCGCGGCGTTCGCGACGGCCTCTCCCGCCTCGCCGAGTCGAGCATCCTCGAGCGCTACGTCTGA
- a CDS encoding sugar phosphate isomerase/epimerase — translation MSTRKPAERRSDPQLRVSLSTSSVYPGSTASGFEAAARLGYDGVEVMVGVDDVSTDAVACSALSDFHGVPIVSIHAPTLLLTQRVWGTDPWGKLHRSAEMAHATGASVVVVHPPFRWQRDYAKGFVEGIADLEAEHGVVFAVENMYPWRTGKREFHAYLPDWNPVDEEYAHVTLDLSHSATAGDDPVAMARTLGSRLAHVHLADGAGSPKDEHMVPGRGTQPCAEFLELVAESDFDGEIVVEINTRKASDTAEREADLLEALAFARLHAARRP, via the coding sequence ATGTCGACCCGGAAGCCTGCCGAGCGCCGCTCCGACCCGCAGCTGCGGGTCTCGCTGTCGACGTCGTCGGTCTACCCGGGCAGCACGGCCAGCGGGTTCGAGGCCGCGGCGCGTCTGGGCTACGACGGCGTCGAGGTCATGGTCGGCGTCGACGACGTGAGCACCGACGCGGTGGCCTGCAGCGCGCTCTCGGACTTCCACGGCGTCCCCATCGTGTCGATCCACGCCCCGACGCTGCTGCTCACGCAGCGGGTGTGGGGCACCGACCCCTGGGGCAAGCTGCACCGCAGCGCCGAGATGGCTCACGCCACCGGCGCGTCGGTCGTGGTGGTGCACCCGCCGTTCCGCTGGCAGCGGGACTACGCCAAGGGCTTCGTCGAGGGCATCGCCGACCTCGAGGCCGAGCACGGCGTCGTGTTCGCCGTGGAGAACATGTACCCATGGCGCACGGGCAAGCGCGAGTTCCACGCGTACCTGCCCGACTGGAACCCCGTCGACGAGGAGTACGCGCACGTCACGCTCGACCTCTCGCACAGCGCGACCGCCGGGGACGACCCGGTCGCGATGGCGCGCACGCTGGGCAGCCGCCTGGCCCACGTGCACCTGGCCGACGGGGCCGGCTCGCCGAAGGACGAGCACATGGTGCCCGGGCGCGGGACGCAGCCGTGCGCGGAGTTCCTCGAGCTCGTCGCCGAGTCCGACTTCGACGGCGAGATCGTGGTCGAGATCAACACCCGCAAGGCCTCGGACACGGCCGAGCGCGAGGCCGACCTGCTGGAGGCCCTGGCCTTCGCCCGGCTGCACGCCGCGCGACGTCCCTGA
- a CDS encoding exopolyphosphatase produces MRMGVLDIGSNTGHLLIVDAYRGGPPLPAHSFKEPLRLAEQLGDDNRVTGEGLARLVKYVGEAQSEALERGCSSVVAFATSAVRDADNADEVLAAVRESTGVDLKVLPGEDEARLTFLAVRRWFGWSAGRLGVFDIGGGSLEIAVGADEEPEVARSVPLGAGRLTRDWLSSDPRRERGHVELRLHARSVMADVAGPLLRGGGFDRAVATSKTFRSLARMCGAAPSSEGRYVRRVLRRADLRPLISEIVHLSDEEVAALPGVSQDRAHQMVAGAVVAEAAMDLFDVDELEICPWALREGVLLEHLAHL; encoded by the coding sequence ATGCGCATGGGCGTCCTCGACATCGGGTCGAACACCGGGCACCTGCTCATCGTCGACGCCTACCGTGGCGGACCCCCGCTCCCGGCGCACTCCTTCAAGGAGCCGCTGCGCCTGGCGGAGCAGCTCGGCGACGACAACCGGGTCACCGGCGAGGGCCTCGCCCGGCTCGTGAAGTACGTGGGCGAGGCGCAGTCCGAGGCGCTCGAGCGCGGCTGCTCCAGCGTGGTCGCCTTCGCCACCTCCGCGGTGCGCGACGCCGACAACGCCGACGAGGTCCTGGCCGCGGTCCGGGAGTCGACGGGCGTCGACCTCAAGGTCCTCCCGGGCGAGGACGAGGCACGACTCACGTTCCTCGCGGTCCGCCGCTGGTTCGGCTGGTCCGCCGGCCGCCTCGGCGTCTTCGACATCGGCGGCGGGTCGCTCGAGATCGCCGTGGGAGCCGACGAGGAGCCCGAGGTCGCCCGCTCGGTGCCGCTCGGTGCCGGGCGTCTCACCCGCGACTGGCTCTCGTCGGACCCGCGTCGCGAGCGCGGTCACGTCGAGCTGCGTCTGCACGCGCGCTCGGTGATGGCCGACGTGGCCGGGCCGCTGCTGCGTGGCGGTGGATTCGACCGGGCGGTCGCCACCAGCAAGACCTTCCGGTCCCTCGCGCGCATGTGCGGTGCCGCGCCGTCGAGCGAGGGTCGGTACGTGAGGCGCGTGCTGCGCCGCGCCGACCTGCGCCCGCTCATCTCCGAGATCGTCCACCTGAGCGACGAGGAGGTCGCCGCCCTGCCCGGTGTCTCCCAGGACCGTGCTCACCAGATGGTGGCCGGCGCGGTCGTGGCCGAGGCCGCCATGGACCTCTTCGACGTCGACGAGCTCGAGATCTGTCCGTGGGCGCTGCGCGAAGGGGTGCTCCTCGAGCACCTCGCGCACCTGTAG
- a CDS encoding fructose-specific PTS transporter subunit EIIC encodes MSRLITPALVALDADLGADASSVVAALATRVADAGRATSADALAADVMAREATSATGLPGGIAIPHCRSEAVTEPTLAFARLEPRADFGAPDGGADLVFLIAAPAGTDASHLALLSTLARALVRAEFTAALRSATSADEIVALVDEVVDPKPATASSGTADAAEGAAASPAAPAPTTATDTRAAVVRVVAVTACPTGIAHTYMAADSLVQAGERAGIDLQVETQGSSGARPLNAATIAGADAVIFATDVGVKDASRFAGKPVIVSGVKRAINEPDTMVSEAVAAASDPTAKRVDGQAAAQADESSSGAGLGLKLRQWLLTGVSYMIPFVAAGGLLIALGFLFAGYDITGEGNKIALENTLWDLPAAGEHALFGSALATYIGALLFSLGGWAFGFLVPALAGYIAYAIADRPGIAPGFVMGFLANQVGAGFLGGIVGGLLAGVIAHQIAKRPAPRWLSGLMPVVIIPLVTTLIAGLLMLMVLGKPIADFSAGLTDRLNGMSGSSIILLGAVLGAMMGFDLGGPVNKAAYVFATTGLTAEAIASGGTEVKIMAAVMIAGMVPPLAMALSTAVRSTLYTEAEKENGKAAWLLGAAFISEGAIPFAAADPLRVIPSMMLGSATAGAISMGAGVTLAAPHGGIFVLFAVDHVLWFLVALVIGTLVSAASVTLLKQLRTEKTGTEFEHVYTRVPVDA; translated from the coding sequence ATGTCCCGCCTGATCACCCCCGCCCTCGTGGCGCTCGACGCCGACCTCGGGGCCGACGCGTCGTCCGTCGTCGCGGCGCTCGCCACGCGCGTGGCCGACGCCGGGCGCGCCACCTCCGCCGACGCGCTCGCCGCCGACGTCATGGCCCGCGAGGCCACCTCCGCCACGGGTCTGCCCGGCGGGATCGCCATCCCGCACTGCCGCTCCGAGGCCGTCACGGAGCCGACGCTCGCCTTCGCCCGTCTCGAGCCGCGGGCCGACTTCGGTGCACCCGACGGGGGCGCGGACCTCGTCTTCCTGATCGCCGCCCCGGCCGGCACCGACGCGAGCCACCTCGCGCTCCTGTCCACCCTGGCCCGCGCCCTGGTGCGTGCGGAGTTCACCGCCGCGCTGCGCTCGGCCACGTCGGCCGACGAGATCGTCGCTCTCGTCGACGAGGTCGTGGACCCGAAGCCGGCCACGGCTTCGTCCGGAACGGCCGACGCGGCGGAGGGAGCGGCGGCGTCGCCGGCCGCCCCGGCCCCCACCACCGCCACCGACACGCGCGCCGCCGTCGTGCGGGTCGTGGCGGTCACCGCGTGCCCCACCGGCATCGCCCACACCTACATGGCGGCCGACTCGCTCGTGCAGGCCGGCGAGCGCGCGGGCATCGACCTCCAGGTCGAGACGCAGGGCTCCTCGGGCGCTCGCCCGCTCAACGCCGCGACCATCGCCGGGGCCGACGCGGTCATCTTCGCCACGGACGTGGGCGTGAAGGACGCCTCGCGGTTCGCCGGGAAGCCGGTCATCGTGAGCGGTGTCAAGCGCGCCATCAACGAGCCCGACACGATGGTCTCCGAGGCCGTCGCCGCCGCATCGGACCCGACGGCCAAGCGGGTCGACGGCCAGGCCGCCGCGCAGGCCGACGAGTCGTCGTCGGGAGCAGGCCTGGGCCTGAAGCTGCGGCAGTGGCTGCTCACGGGCGTCAGCTACATGATCCCGTTCGTCGCCGCCGGCGGCCTGCTCATCGCCCTGGGCTTCCTGTTCGCCGGATACGACATCACCGGCGAGGGCAACAAGATCGCGCTCGAGAACACCCTGTGGGACCTGCCGGCCGCTGGTGAGCACGCGCTCTTCGGCAGTGCGCTCGCGACCTACATCGGCGCGCTGCTCTTCTCGCTCGGCGGGTGGGCCTTCGGATTCCTCGTGCCGGCGCTCGCGGGCTACATCGCCTACGCCATCGCCGACCGTCCGGGCATCGCGCCCGGCTTCGTCATGGGCTTCCTGGCCAACCAGGTCGGCGCGGGCTTCCTCGGCGGCATCGTCGGCGGCCTCCTGGCGGGTGTCATCGCCCACCAGATCGCCAAGCGCCCGGCGCCGCGCTGGCTCTCCGGCCTCATGCCGGTCGTCATCATCCCGCTCGTCACGACGTTGATCGCCGGTCTGCTGATGCTCATGGTGCTCGGCAAGCCGATCGCCGACTTCTCGGCCGGCCTCACCGACCGGCTGAACGGCATGTCGGGCAGCTCGATCATCCTGCTGGGCGCCGTCCTCGGCGCGATGATGGGCTTCGACCTCGGCGGCCCGGTCAACAAGGCGGCCTACGTCTTCGCCACCACCGGCCTCACGGCCGAGGCGATCGCCTCCGGCGGCACGGAGGTCAAGATCATGGCTGCCGTGATGATCGCCGGCATGGTCCCGCCGCTCGCCATGGCGCTGTCGACGGCCGTCCGCTCGACGCTCTACACCGAGGCCGAGAAGGAGAACGGCAAGGCCGCCTGGCTGCTCGGTGCCGCCTTCATCAGCGAGGGGGCCATCCCGTTCGCCGCGGCCGACCCGCTGCGCGTCATCCCCTCGATGATGCTCGGCTCCGCCACGGCGGGCGCGATCTCGATGGGCGCGGGCGTCACGCTCGCCGCCCCGCACGGTGGCATCTTCGTGCTGTTCGCGGTCGACCACGTGCTGTGGTTCCTGGTGGCGCTCGTCATCGGCACGCTCGTGAGCGCCGCGTCCGTGACGCTGCTCAAGCAGCTGCGGACCGAGAAGACCGGCACCGAGTTCGAGCACGTCTACACCCGCGTCCCCGTCGACGCCTGA
- the radA gene encoding DNA repair protein RadA, with product MPTAKATKAAKPVYACAECGWTTSKWVGRCGECQAWGTVDVASPAARAGRTAPAATVTPARPITQVEVESARSISSGIGELDRVLGGGVTPGGVLLLAGEPGVGKSTLLLELAARWAQQGRRTLYVSGEESAGQVRLRAERTGAVHDELYLAAETDLGALLTHVEQVRPSLLVVDSVQTIGSADVDGVPGGVTQVREVASAVIQRAKAEGIATLLVGHVTKDGSVAGPRVLEHLVDVVLQFEGDRASRLRLLRAVKNRFGPVDEIGCFDLADSGLVEVPDPTGLFVSRHEQPVPGTCVTVTMEGRRPLLAEVQALAVETNAPSPRRTSSGLDSSRVAMILAVLTRHCGVNLSRHDVYTASVGGARLVEPSVDLAVLVAAASAQADRVAPRGLVVLGEVGLAGEVRPVRHTAERLREAARLGFTSAIVPARSEGLDDVPRSLRVTQVADVVQAVLALPSARGRDTPARP from the coding sequence ATGCCCACTGCCAAGGCGACCAAGGCCGCCAAGCCCGTCTACGCCTGCGCGGAGTGCGGGTGGACCACCAGCAAGTGGGTGGGCCGCTGCGGCGAGTGCCAGGCGTGGGGCACGGTCGACGTCGCCTCCCCCGCCGCCCGGGCCGGTCGCACGGCCCCGGCCGCCACCGTCACCCCCGCCCGCCCGATCACCCAGGTCGAGGTCGAGTCGGCACGGTCCATCTCCTCGGGCATCGGCGAGCTCGATCGCGTGCTCGGAGGCGGCGTCACGCCCGGCGGCGTGCTGCTGCTCGCAGGCGAGCCCGGCGTCGGCAAGTCCACGCTGCTGCTCGAGCTGGCCGCCCGGTGGGCCCAGCAGGGCCGCCGCACCCTCTACGTCTCCGGCGAGGAGTCGGCCGGCCAGGTACGGCTGCGCGCCGAGCGCACCGGTGCCGTCCACGACGAGCTGTACCTCGCCGCCGAGACCGACCTGGGGGCCCTGCTCACCCACGTCGAGCAGGTGCGCCCGAGCCTGCTCGTGGTCGACTCCGTGCAGACCATCGGCTCGGCCGACGTCGACGGCGTCCCCGGCGGCGTCACCCAGGTGCGCGAGGTCGCCTCGGCGGTCATCCAGCGCGCCAAGGCCGAGGGCATCGCCACCCTGCTCGTCGGGCACGTCACCAAGGACGGCTCGGTCGCCGGTCCGCGGGTGCTCGAGCACCTGGTCGACGTCGTCCTCCAGTTCGAGGGCGACCGCGCCTCACGACTCCGCCTGCTGCGAGCGGTCAAGAACCGTTTCGGTCCGGTCGACGAGATCGGCTGCTTCGACCTGGCCGACTCCGGGCTCGTCGAGGTCCCGGACCCCACCGGTCTGTTCGTCAGCCGGCACGAGCAGCCGGTCCCGGGCACGTGCGTCACGGTCACGATGGAGGGTCGTCGCCCGCTCCTGGCCGAGGTGCAGGCGCTGGCAGTCGAGACGAACGCCCCGTCGCCCCGTCGCACCTCCAGCGGCCTCGACTCCTCGCGCGTGGCCATGATCCTGGCCGTGCTCACGCGGCACTGCGGCGTCAACCTGTCCCGCCACGACGTCTACACGGCGTCGGTCGGCGGCGCCCGTCTGGTGGAGCCGTCGGTCGACCTCGCGGTGCTCGTGGCGGCCGCGTCGGCCCAGGCCGACCGCGTGGCGCCGCGGGGCCTGGTGGTGCTGGGCGAGGTCGGCCTGGCCGGCGAGGTGCGCCCCGTGCGGCACACCGCCGAACGTCTGCGGGAGGCCGCCCGCCTCGGCTTCACCTCGGCCATCGTGCCCGCTCGATCCGAGGGTCTCGACGACGTCCCGCGCTCGCTGCGCGTCACCCAGGTGGCCGACGTCGTCCAGGCGGTGCTGGCCCTGCCGAGCGCGCGTGGTCGCGACACCCCCGCGCGGCCCTAG